The window CACGGTCGCCAGCGGCGCCTGGAATTCGGCGCCCTCGCCGAGCCCCAGGGAGATCGGGAACATGGCGCCCACGGTCGTCAGCGTGGTCATCAGGATCGGGCGCAGCCGTACCGGACCGGCCGTCCGGATGGCCTCGTCCCGCTCCATCCCCCGCCGGCGCAACTGGTTTACGTAGTCAATGAGCACGATGCCGTTCTTGCTCACGATGCCCACGGCCACGATCACCCCGATGAAGGCCGGCATGCTGAAGGTGCGGTCCGTCAGCAAAAGCCCCAGGATCATGCCGGTCAGGGACAGCGGCACGGCGAACATGATTACGAACGGGAAGAACAGGGACTCAAACAGCACGGCCAGCACGATGTAGATCAGGATGACCGCCAGCAGCAGCGCGAAAGCAAGTTCGGCGAAAGTCTCCGCCATCTCCTCGGCCTCGCCGCCGGTTTCAAAGTAGTACCCTGACGGCAGAGCCATACCTTTCAGTGCGGCCCGCGCGTCGCGGTCCACGCTCGCCAGGTCCCGGCCCTCGAGCTGCGCGCTGATGGTGACCGTGCGGGCCTGGTCGTCACGGTTGACGGCCACCGGGCTCTCCCCGAGCACCACGTGGGCGACGTCCCGCAGCGGCACCTGTTGGCCGTTGGGCGCGGTCAACAACAGGTTATCCAGGTCGGCCAGGTGCCGGCGCGCTTCCTCGGTCAGCCGCACCCGCACATCGATCTCGTCCCCTCCGACGCGGTAGCGGGTGGCCACGTCCCCGTGCAGCGCCGACCGGACGGTGGACGCCACCTGGGCCACGCTCAGGCCGTATACGGCCGCCCGGTCCCGATCCACCAGCACCCGCGCCTCGGGCCGCCCTTCCTCCAGGCTGGACTTCACGTCCCGGGTGCCGGGCACGCCGGCGATCACGGCCGCCGCCTGTTGTCCCAGGCGGGCCAGGGTATCGAGGTCCTCACCCTTAAGCCTGATCTCCAGCGGGGCCCCACCCCTCATATGGAAGCCCGAGGACGTATTCACCCTGAAAACGGCGCCCGGAATGTGCCGCAGTTCTTTCCGGAGTGCTTCGGCCACTTCCTCGGAGCTACGGTCGCGCTCCCCGAGCGGCGCCAGGGTCAGGTCGATCCGGGCCCGGTCCGCGCTGCCGCCGCCCATCCCGAACATTGCTTCCTGGCCGCCCGACCCGACGCTCACAAACACCGTTTCCACCTCGGGGAACCCGGCCACTATCTCCTCCACCTGCGCCGCCACCCGGTCGGTGGCTTCGACGGCCGTGCCCCGAGGCATCTCGACTTCAACACTCACCGTGCCTTCGTCCATCGCCGGGAAAAACTCGGCGCCCACCAGGGGGATCAGCGCCAGGCTGCCGATGAAAACCGCCGCCGCCAAGCCGACCACCTTGCGCCGGTTGTCCAGACTCCAGGCCAACAGACGCCCGTAGAAGACCTTCAGCCTCTCCAGCCCACTCCCGAACCGGTACAGCAGGCGTGAAAGCCGGGATCCGTCCGGCCTCGGCTCGTCCGGAAGGCGCACCAGCAGCCGCGACCCCAGCATCGGCACCACGGTCAGCGCCATGATCAGCGAGGAGAGCAGCGCGAAGACCACGGTCAGGGAAAACGGTGTGAACAACACCGAAGCCATGCCGCCCACGAAGGCAATGGGCAGGAATACGGACATTGAAGTAAAAGAGGCGCCGAGGACCGCGCCGGTCACCTCCGCCGCCCCGGTCCGGGCGGCCGCCAGGGAATCCAACCCCTCCTGGCGGTGCCGGTAGATGTTTTCCAGGACGACGATGGCGTCGTCCACGATCACCCCCACCCCCAGAGCCAGGGCGCCCAAGGTCAGCAGGTTCAGCGTCTCCCCGCTGAAGTAGATCATGTTGCAGGCACCGATGATCGCCAGCGGGATGGTGGCGCAGATGATCAGGGTGGTCCGGCTGTTCCGCAGGAAGATGAAGATCACCACAGCAGCCAGGAAAGATCCCACCAAAAGGTCGTTGCGCAGGTTGCCGATGGACATCTCGATGAACTCGGCCTGGTCGAAGGCCGGCTCAAAACTGATCGTGCCCGGGATTTCCTTCTCGATCCCGGCCAGGGTTTCCCGCGCCGCCTGCACCACCTGGACCGTGTTCGCCTGGGGCTGTTTCATCACCACTATCGCCAGGCTGGGCTGGCCGTTCAGGCGGCTGATGACGTCCGTTTCCCGGTACCCGTCCCGGAGATCGGCGATGTCGGCCAGCCGTACCGGCTCGCCGTCGGCGTTGGGCACCGTGACGCCCTCGATGTCCCGCAGGTCCGCGAATTCTCCGGGCACCCGCACCAGGTACTCGCGGGAGCCCTCCGGCACCGTTCCGCCGGGCATGTTCAGGTTGCCGGCCTGCAGGGACCGGGTCACATTCTCCAGAGAAACCCCGTAGCCCCGCATAGCCACCGGGTCCAGGTACACCTGGATCTCGCGCTCCCGTCCGCCCTGCACGGCGACCGAGGCCACGCCCGGCAGCCGTTCCAGGCGCGGTTTCACCGTGTTCTCGGCGATCCGGGTCAGGTCGGCCAGGCTTTGCTCGCCGGTGAAACCGACGATCAGCACCGGCAACGCTGCCGGGTCGAATTTCATAACCATGGACCGTTCGGCGTCCGCCGGCAGCACCCGCTGCACCCGGTCCACCTTTTCCCGGATGTCGTTGATTACGGCTTCCATGTCCGTGCCCCAGTCAAACTGGGCGATCACTACCGAGCTGCCGGATTGGGAAACCGAGGAGATGTTTTTCAGGTTCTCGACGGTGGCCACCGACTCCTCGATCGGCCGGGTGACCAACTGTTCGACCTCCTGCGGCCCGGCGCCCTGGTAGGTGGTGACAATGGAGACCACCGGAAACTCCCAGTTCGGGAGCAGGTCGATGGCCAGCCGGCTTAAGGACACCATTCCCAGCAGCAGCACCGCCAGGGCGAGCATGATCACCCCGACCGGACGGCGGACCGCGATATCGGCCAGTCTCATTGCTTAGCCTCCAGTCGCGATGCTTGCACTTTCATCCCGTCCTCCAGGGCTTCCTGCCCGGAAACCACCACGTCTTCCCCGGCCTCCAGCCCTTTGAGCACGGCCACCATACGCCCGTCGGACGGGCCGGGCACAACCTCGCGCAGTTCGATCCGGCCCCCGGCGTGCACAAACACGAAGTGGGCGCCGGACCGCTGGAACACGGCGTCTCGGGGCACCAGCACGTTCTTGTCCGCCTCGGTCCCAAAGTCCACCTCGGCGAACATCCCCGCCTTCAACAGGTGGCCGGGATTGGGCAGCTCCACCTTCACCGGGTAGGTCCGGGCGCGCGCGTCGGCCGCCGGGGCGATGCTGACCACTTTACCGGTCAGCGGCTCGGCGGAAGCCGCCGCGACCCGCACCCGGACTTCTTGGCCGACCTTGATTTGGTTCACCAGTTTTTCGGAGGCGTTAACCTCCACCCGGACGAGGTCGATGTCGATCAGGGTGAGTACCGGCACGCCGGGCGAGGCCATCTCGCCGGGGTTCACGTTCCGGGCGGCCACGAGGCCGGATACGGGGGAGGTCAGGGTGGCATTGTTGTAGTTCGCCCGCACGAATTCCAGTTGGCCGCGGGCCTGCTGCAGTTGGGCGGGGGCCAGGTTTTCGGCCCGGTCCCGGGCCAGCTTGAAGTTCA is drawn from Candidatus Desulforudis audaxviator MP104C and contains these coding sequences:
- a CDS encoding efflux RND transporter periplasmic adaptor subunit, translating into MLGRRWLVLVVVLGLLFTLNGCERAGTEGQGKEGAAAVPVFVAQAEMGRLSRGDVLTGKVAPRTEVKLVPKMAGKVAAVTVDVGDRVRAGQTVVLLDAVELRAQLTQAEAGVAAAESGLFQAELAFKQAQADYERMKFLHDQGAIPDADFEKAELNFKLARDRAENLAPAQLQQARGQLEFVRANYNNATLTSPVSGLVAARNVNPGEMASPGVPVLTLIDIDLVRVEVNASEKLVNQIKVGQEVRVRVAAASAEPLTGKVVSIAPAADARARTYPVKVELPNPGHLLKAGMFAEVDFGTEADKNVLVPRDAVFQRSGAHFVFVHAGGRIELREVVPGPSDGRMVAVLKGLEAGEDVVVSGQEALEDGMKVQASRLEAKQ
- a CDS encoding efflux RND transporter permease subunit; the protein is MRLADIAVRRPVGVIMLALAVLLLGMVSLSRLAIDLLPNWEFPVVSIVTTYQGAGPQEVEQLVTRPIEESVATVENLKNISSVSQSGSSVVIAQFDWGTDMEAVINDIREKVDRVQRVLPADAERSMVMKFDPAALPVLIVGFTGEQSLADLTRIAENTVKPRLERLPGVASVAVQGGREREIQVYLDPVAMRGYGVSLENVTRSLQAGNLNMPGGTVPEGSREYLVRVPGEFADLRDIEGVTVPNADGEPVRLADIADLRDGYRETDVISRLNGQPSLAIVVMKQPQANTVQVVQAARETLAGIEKEIPGTISFEPAFDQAEFIEMSIGNLRNDLLVGSFLAAVVIFIFLRNSRTTLIICATIPLAIIGACNMIYFSGETLNLLTLGALALGVGVIVDDAIVVLENIYRHRQEGLDSLAAARTGAAEVTGAVLGASFTSMSVFLPIAFVGGMASVLFTPFSLTVVFALLSSLIMALTVVPMLGSRLLVRLPDEPRPDGSRLSRLLYRFGSGLERLKVFYGRLLAWSLDNRRKVVGLAAAVFIGSLALIPLVGAEFFPAMDEGTVSVEVEMPRGTAVEATDRVAAQVEEIVAGFPEVETVFVSVGSGGQEAMFGMGGGSADRARIDLTLAPLGERDRSSEEVAEALRKELRHIPGAVFRVNTSSGFHMRGGAPLEIRLKGEDLDTLARLGQQAAAVIAGVPGTRDVKSSLEEGRPEARVLVDRDRAAVYGLSVAQVASTVRSALHGDVATRYRVGGDEIDVRVRLTEEARRHLADLDNLLLTAPNGQQVPLRDVAHVVLGESPVAVNRDDQARTVTISAQLEGRDLASVDRDARAALKGMALPSGYYFETGGEAEEMAETFAELAFALLLAVILIYIVLAVLFESLFFPFVIMFAVPLSLTGMILGLLLTDRTFSMPAFIGVIVAVGIVSKNGIVLIDYVNQLRRRGMERDEAIRTAGPVRLRPILMTTLTTVGAMFPISLGLGEGAEFQAPLATVIIGGLVFSTVISLLVVPVVYSIFDDWGRMVTRRLRRGEDVPTAGVGI